From the Gouania willdenowi chromosome 19, fGouWil2.1, whole genome shotgun sequence genome, one window contains:
- the LOC114481789 gene encoding sesquipedalian-1-like: VDLPCCLSDFESCSSRVDKKVSCIKKGEIKTSYRKRWFILKGNILFYKERPSDRDVLGVIVLEGCTVQLCESDEQFAFSLVWSEAGLRTYKFSAEDQSSQESWIKALVSAKHSYVALLLSDMERMYTDALDSQPAKTSTLPNHSRTEVESPGASMRTSHTSTLPSFHTPPLGAGLGISSNQMLQLPIVPVKAAGKKSPKLWPTRSGNVLPGNASALALGELGLCSDNEDFSKMHDDYGKDIRELIADWSKRGSDGNVVQEENLIDFG; encoded by the exons GGTGAGATAAAGACGTCCTATCGGAAACGCTGGTTCATCCTGAAGGGAAACATCCTGTTCTACAAGGAGCGTCCGTCAGACCGAGACGTGCTGGGTGTGATTGTCCTGGAGGGGTGCACCGTCCAGCTGTGTGAGTCTGACGAGCAGTTCGCCTTCTCACTGGTGTGGAGCGAGGCGGGGCTGCGCACCTACAAGTTCTCTGCAGAAGATCAATCAAGTCAGGAGAGCTGGATCAAAGCCCTGGTGTCGGCCAAGCACAGCTACGTGGCTCTGCTGCTCAGCGACATGGAGAGGATGTACACAG ATGCCTTAGACAGTCAACCTGCTAAAACTTCCACTTTGCCAAATCACAGCAGAACAGAAGTGGAATCTCCAGGAGCTTCTATGAGGACATCACACACCTCGACTTTGCCTTCTTTTCACACTCCACCATTGGGGGCGGGACTCGGCATCAGCTCCAATCAAATGCTTCAACTTCCGATTGTTCCCGTCAAAGCGGCGGGAAAGAAATCCCCCAAACTGTGGCCCACAAGGAGTGGGAATGTTCTACCTGGTAACGCTTCTGCTCTGGCTTTGGGAGAGTTAGGGTTGTGTTCAGACAATGAGGATTTCAGTAAAATGCACGATGATTACGGCAAAGACATAAGAGAACTGATTGCTGATTGGTCAAAAAGAGGATCTGATGGTAACGTTGTTCAGGAAGAAAATTTGATAGATTTTGGATAA